From a single Rutidosis leptorrhynchoides isolate AG116_Rl617_1_P2 chromosome 5, CSIRO_AGI_Rlap_v1, whole genome shotgun sequence genomic region:
- the LOC139849985 gene encoding putative F-box/FBD/LRR-repeat protein At4g00315 → MDFDHNNVRAALDKDRLSALPLELIHEILSRFETKFVVQTCLLLSPRWKLIWTSMPSLNFSSTGFKTLSKFAKFVKHVLSHRNHQVEVSSVNLRFYGSASQVFVRKIVRYLFSHNVQKLKHFKHELPPCLFSSKTLKHLTIRTCTLACLTPKIPWDFPALTTLYVDDITLCDDECESVDLFSKCVNLQNLTLENITVKAKVFDIITPRLSNLILRFIGKRDINFINVIAPQLENLTAINCSMKYLNIPSGFSSFCYEGCNPPRWYKDSIHSVKKVSVSLNLYRSEKPYKHEDARCIINMLQQLHSARFLTLNLDIVECISSFPNLLSGQASPFSKLIWLNIDSGTRDTCKLKMPTEARNFLLENSPNTTFIMKELPTQELKEKELKANIEDLVKELEASLEQDNMITERNQAIGMTKVVVENLVDAIKVWTKKKTLQNESERGQIEEIVTRLEAQLWKSVVELTDMFTKANQDVVPLILKKGQVRCLLDRLPKKQRKQMEAHYSRQFKQAKALIAHQASNNNLLHMIIDAFRKDRSSTSEDVSTSESTSESSSESSSESI, encoded by the exons ATGGACTTTGATCATAATAATGTTAGAGCAGCGCTCGATAAAGATAGATTGAGCGCCCTGCCTCTTGAGCTTATTCATGAAATCTTATCTCGCTTTGAAACTAAATTTGTTGTTCAAACGTGTTTGTTGTTGTCTCCAAGATGGAAGCTTATCTGGACATCTATGCCCTCTCTCAACTTTTCAAGTACCGGATTTAAAACTTTATCCAAATTTGCAAAATTCGTGAAACATGTATTGTCTCATCGCAACCATCAAGTAGAAGTTTCCTCTGTAAATCTAAGGTTCTATGGATCAGCTAGCCAGGTTTTTGTGAGAAAGATTGTACGTTATCTGTTTTCTCACAATGTCCAAAAACTAAAGCATTTCAAGCATGAATTACCTCCTTGTCTATTTAGCTCAAAGACACTCAAGCATCTCACCATTAGAACCTGCACTTTAGCTTGCCTTACACCCAAAATACCATGGGATTTTCCAGCATTAACGACTTTGTATGTGGATGATATTACGTTGTGTGATGATGAATGTGAATCTGTTGACCTTTTCTCCAAGTGTGTCAACTTACAAAACCTCACTTTAGAAAATATTACGGTCAAGGCTAAGGTCTTTGACATTATTACCCCTCGACTTTCTAATCTCATACTTAGATTTATTGGTAAAAGAGACATAAATTTTATCAATGTGATTGCACCCCAACTTGAGAATCTCACTGCAATTAATTGTTCAATGAAGTACTTGAATATTCCATCAGGATTTTCGTCATTCTGCTACGAAGGTTGCAATCCTCCACGGTGGTATAAAGACTCTATTCATTCTGTGAAAAAAGTGAGTGTCAGTTTGAACCTATATCGTTCTGAAAAGCCATATAAGCATGAAGATGCTCGTTGTATTATTAACATGCTTCAACAGCTCCATAGTGCCCGATTTCTTACGCTTAACTTGGACATTGTTGAG TGTATTTCCTCCTTTCCAAATTTACTATCTGGTCAGGCTTCGCCCTTTAGCAAATTGATTTGGTTGAATATAGACTCTGGCACAAGGGATACATGCAAACTTAAAATGCCAACTGAAGCTAGAAATTTCTTGCTTGAGAACTCTCCAAACACCACATTCATCATGAAG GAACTTCCTACTCAAGAATTAAAAGAGAAAGAGTTGAAGGCCAACATTGAAGATCTAGTGAAGGAACTAGAAGCATCCCTAGAGCAGGACAATATGATTACTGAGAGAAACCAGGCTATCGGTATGACAAAAGTAGTTGTTGAGAACCTTGTGGATGCTATAAAAGTATGGACCAAGAAAAAAACGTTGCAAAATGAATCTGAGAGGGGTCAAATAGAGGAGATTGTGACTAGGTTGGAGGCACAGTTGTGGAAAAGTGTGGTAGAATTGACGGATATGTTTACTAAAGCAAATCAAGATGTCGTACCCTTGATTTTAAAGAAGGGGCAGGTCAGATGCTTACTGGATAGATTGCCTAAAAAACAGAGGAAACAGATGGAAGCACACTACTCTCGCCAGTTTAAACAAGCTAAAGCACTGATTGCTCATCAGGCCTCAAATAATAATTTACTCCACATGATCATTGATGCGTTTAGAAAAGATAGGTCTTCAACATCTGAAGATGTTTCAACATCTGAATCAACATCCGAATCATCATCTGAATCATCATCTGAATCAATCTGA